In the Deferribacter desulfuricans SSM1 genome, TTGCAGCTCCTAAAGGATCTAAAGTTAAAATAAAAGCTGTTGGAGATGATGCGGAGAAGGCATTAACAGAATTAGTAAATTTGGTAAAGAATAAATTTGGAGAAGATAAGTGATAGTATTGAAAGGTATAGGTGTAAGTGAAGGTATAGCTGTTGGTAAAGCTTTTTTTATTGATAGAAAGTTAACAAAAATTAAAAAAATTAAAATAAATGAAAGTAATATTGCTTTTGAAATAAAGAAATTTAAAGAAGCTATTAAAAAAACTGAAGAATATATTAAACATGTAAAAGAGTTGAGTTTACAAGACCTTGGTGAAGAGCACTCGTTTATTTTTGATGTTTATTTACTTTTATTAAAAGATGATATGCTAATTGGTGAAACTGAAAGATTTATTAAAAATGAAAAAGTTAATGCTGAATATGCCTTATGGAAAGTTTCGAGAAAGCTTATAAATATTTTTGAAAAAACAGAAGATCCCTATATAAAAGAGAAGAAAAATGATGTGAAGCATATAGTTGATAAAATAATACGATTTATGACTAATGATGGCTTTGTTTTTAAAGAAACAAGTGGAGAAGCAAGAATTGCTATAGCTCATGATCTTTCCCCTTCTGAGCTGGTATCATTGTTAAAACAGAATATTGTTGCTTTTGCCATAGATCTTGGAAGTAAAATCTCTCATACATCTATTATTGCAAGAGCAATGGGGATTCCAGCTGTTGTTGGTTTGGAAAAAATCACAGATAACATTATATCAAGTGATGACACTATAATTGTTGATGGTTTTAATGGTGTTGTTATTTTGGATCCTGACAAAGAAGTGCTTGAAGATTACATTGTCAAAGAGAAAAAATATAGAGATTATGTTAAAGAGTTAGAGAAGTTAAAAGATGTTGAAGTTAAAACGGTTGATGGAGAATTCGTAAATATTTTTTCTAATGTTGAAATTAATGAAGAGATAAGTATTTCAAATGAATACAAAGCAAAGGGGATAGGTCTTTA is a window encoding:
- the ptsP gene encoding phosphoenolpyruvate--protein phosphotransferase; this translates as MIVLKGIGVSEGIAVGKAFFIDRKLTKIKKIKINESNIAFEIKKFKEAIKKTEEYIKHVKELSLQDLGEEHSFIFDVYLLLLKDDMLIGETERFIKNEKVNAEYALWKVSRKLINIFEKTEDPYIKEKKNDVKHIVDKIIRFMTNDGFVFKETSGEARIAIAHDLSPSELVSLLKQNIVAFAIDLGSKISHTSIIARAMGIPAVVGLEKITDNIISSDDTIIVDGFNGVVILDPDKEVLEDYIVKEKKYRDYVKELEKLKDVEVKTVDGEFVNIFSNVEINEEISISNEYKAKGIGLYRTEFIYLEKGDVSEDEQFEILKDAVLRNENKPITIRTFDLGGEKLSNLLPHPDEQNPAMGLRAIRYSLRFKDIFKTQIKAIHRAAVFGDVRIMFPMISGVEEIRQAKNVVEECIEELKNEKKEFKENVPLGVMVELPSLALITHLINKEVDFFSVGTNDLIQYTLGIDRNNEYVAYLYRPTHPAVLTLLRKIYKDAQKGGIEVTVCGEMAGDPKYIPVLLGLGYRNLSMSPSAILKAKMIISRVKISECEKLINSLKRCKFARKAEEKLEKFIDEHASDLFFH